In Terriglobia bacterium, the following proteins share a genomic window:
- a CDS encoding gliding-motility protein MglA yields MSFINFAAREINCKVVYYGAGLGGKTTNLQFIFDKAADKQKSKMISLATETDRTLFFDFLPLDLGTVRGF; encoded by the coding sequence TTGAGCTTCATCAATTTTGCCGCCCGGGAAATTAACTGCAAGGTCGTCTACTACGGCGCCGGTTTGGGCGGTAAGACCACCAATCTCCAGTTCATCTTCGATAAGGCCGCGGACAAGCAGAAAAGCAAAATGATCTCCCTGGCCACCGAGACGGACCGCACTCTGTTCTTTGACTTCCTGCCCCTGGACCTGGGCACGGTGCGCGGCTTCC